The following proteins are encoded in a genomic region of Nocardioides renjunii:
- a CDS encoding aspartate/glutamate racemase family protein, whose translation MKTIGLVGGMSWESSAVYYRDLNLGMRERLGGLSSPRLALTTVDFAEVTHLEDDERWDQVGSLLAEAARGVERAGADFLLLCTTTFHKVADQVEEAVDIPVLHLADVVAAAVREAGVETVGLIGTKVAMQEPFFVDRLRGHGLSVVVPDVRHHDFLNDAIYEELVHGVVLPRTRNRVVEIIEELWDAGAGGVLLGCTELELLVKQADVELPVFPCTTLHVQAALDEALAEPSASARVQARA comes from the coding sequence GTGAAGACCATCGGACTCGTCGGCGGCATGAGCTGGGAGAGCAGCGCGGTCTACTACCGCGACCTCAACCTCGGGATGCGCGAGCGCCTCGGCGGGCTCTCCTCGCCCAGGCTGGCCCTGACGACGGTCGACTTCGCCGAGGTCACCCACCTCGAGGACGACGAGCGCTGGGACCAGGTCGGCTCGCTGCTCGCCGAGGCGGCGCGGGGCGTCGAGCGGGCCGGCGCGGACTTCCTGCTGCTCTGCACGACGACCTTTCACAAGGTCGCCGACCAGGTCGAGGAGGCCGTCGACATCCCGGTGCTGCACCTCGCCGACGTCGTCGCCGCCGCGGTGCGTGAGGCGGGCGTCGAGACGGTCGGGCTCATCGGGACCAAGGTCGCGATGCAGGAGCCGTTCTTCGTCGACCGGCTGCGGGGCCACGGCCTCTCGGTCGTCGTCCCCGACGTCCGCCACCACGACTTCCTCAACGACGCGATCTACGAGGAGCTCGTCCACGGCGTCGTGCTGCCCCGCACCCGCAACCGGGTCGTGGAGATCATCGAGGAGCTGTGGGACGCCGGGGCCGGCGGCGTGCTGCTCGGGTGCACCGAGCTCGAGCTGCTGGTCAAGCAGGCCGACGTCGAGCTGCCCGTCTTCCCGTGCACGACGCTGCACGTCCAGGCCGCGCTCGACGAGGCGCTCGCCGAGCCCTCTGCCTCGGCCCGGGTCCAGGCCCGGGCCTAG
- a CDS encoding SDR family NAD(P)-dependent oxidoreductase has product MTQDHPHDHPHGQTHDPAHPRTAVVTGASSGIGAATARALAAQGFRVVCAARRTDRIEDLAAEIGGEAITCDITDAASVEALAAAVPVCHALVNNAGGAVGVDRVDAADLDAWRWMYDVNVLGLVRVTQALLPSLRASGDAVIVNVGSTAGRWAYEGGGGYTAAKHGVKVVTETLRLELNGEPIRITEVAPGMVRTEEFSLVRFGGDQEKADAVYAGVAEPLLAEDVADAIAWVATRPSHVDIDELVIKPRAQAAAHKVHRA; this is encoded by the coding sequence ATGACCCAGGACCACCCCCACGACCACCCCCACGGCCAGACCCACGATCCTGCCCACCCCCGCACCGCCGTCGTCACCGGCGCCTCCAGCGGCATCGGCGCCGCCACCGCGCGCGCCCTGGCCGCGCAGGGCTTCCGCGTCGTCTGCGCCGCCCGGCGCACCGACCGCATCGAGGACCTGGCCGCCGAGATCGGTGGCGAGGCGATCACCTGCGACATCACCGACGCGGCGTCGGTCGAGGCCCTGGCCGCGGCCGTCCCGGTGTGCCACGCACTGGTCAACAACGCCGGCGGAGCGGTCGGCGTCGACCGGGTCGACGCGGCCGACCTCGACGCCTGGCGCTGGATGTACGACGTCAACGTGCTCGGCCTCGTCCGGGTCACCCAGGCCCTGCTCCCCTCGCTCCGCGCGAGCGGCGACGCGGTCATCGTCAACGTCGGCTCGACCGCCGGGCGCTGGGCCTACGAGGGCGGCGGCGGCTACACCGCGGCCAAGCACGGCGTGAAGGTGGTGACCGAGACGCTGCGGCTCGAGCTCAACGGCGAGCCGATCCGGATCACCGAGGTGGCGCCCGGGATGGTGCGCACGGAGGAGTTCTCCCTGGTCCGCTTCGGCGGTGACCAGGAGAAGGCCGACGCGGTGTACGCCGGCGTCGCCGAGCCGCTGCTCGCCGAGGACGTCGCCGACGCCATCGCGTGGGTGGCCACCCGGCCGTCGCACGTCGACATCGACGAGCTGGTCATCAAGCCGCGTGCCCAGGCCGCGGCGCACAAGGTGCACCGGGCCTGA
- the mshA gene encoding D-inositol-3-phosphate glycosyltransferase, whose translation MGERVAMISLHTSPLDQPGTGDAGGMNVYVIELSKRLAAQGIDVDVFTRATSSALPQVVEAADGVLVRHVAAGPFEGLTKGELPGQLCTFAREVLRAEAMQPLGHYDAVHSHYWLSGQVGALARDRWNVPLVHSMHTMAKVKNEALAAGDTPEPLSRVIGEEQVVEAADLLVANTDTEARQLVDLYDASPDAVEVIHPGVDLSVFAPRGRAEARRELGLPEDAVVLLFAGRIQPLKAPDVLLRAVAVLLDEDPSLRGRLVVPVVGGPSGSGLEHPTSLADLAADLGISDVVRFVPPVTQAELAVWSSAATAVAVPSYNESFGLVAVEAQATGTPVVAAAVGGLTTVVRDGVSGLLVATHEPRDWAASLRRLVDDPALVERLGRGAVAHAQEFSWEHTAALTLKAYERAAGRMRAEMAS comes from the coding sequence GTGGGCGAGCGGGTGGCGATGATCAGCCTGCACACCTCCCCCCTGGACCAGCCGGGCACCGGTGACGCCGGGGGGATGAACGTCTACGTGATCGAGCTCTCCAAGCGGCTGGCCGCCCAGGGCATCGACGTCGACGTCTTCACCCGCGCCACGTCCTCGGCGCTGCCGCAGGTCGTCGAGGCCGCCGACGGGGTGCTGGTGCGCCACGTCGCCGCCGGGCCCTTCGAGGGCCTCACCAAGGGCGAGCTGCCGGGCCAGCTGTGCACCTTCGCCCGCGAGGTGCTGCGCGCCGAGGCGATGCAGCCGCTCGGGCACTACGACGCCGTGCACTCCCACTACTGGCTCTCCGGCCAGGTCGGGGCGCTGGCCCGCGACCGGTGGAACGTGCCGCTCGTGCACTCCATGCACACCATGGCCAAGGTCAAGAACGAGGCGCTCGCCGCGGGCGACACCCCCGAGCCGCTGTCGCGCGTCATCGGCGAGGAGCAGGTGGTGGAGGCCGCCGACCTGCTGGTCGCCAACACCGACACCGAGGCGCGCCAGCTGGTCGACCTCTACGACGCCAGCCCCGACGCGGTCGAGGTGATCCACCCCGGGGTGGACCTGTCGGTCTTCGCCCCCCGCGGGCGCGCCGAGGCCCGCCGTGAGCTGGGCCTCCCCGAGGACGCCGTCGTGCTGCTGTTCGCGGGCCGCATCCAGCCGCTCAAGGCGCCCGACGTGCTGCTCCGCGCCGTGGCGGTGCTGCTCGACGAGGACCCGTCGCTGCGGGGGCGCCTCGTCGTACCCGTGGTGGGCGGCCCCTCCGGCTCCGGGCTCGAACACCCGACCTCCCTAGCCGACCTGGCCGCCGACCTCGGCATCAGCGACGTGGTCCGGTTCGTCCCGCCGGTCACGCAGGCCGAGCTGGCCGTGTGGTCCTCGGCGGCCACCGCGGTGGCGGTGCCGTCCTACAACGAGTCGTTCGGCCTGGTGGCCGTCGAGGCGCAGGCGACCGGTACGCCGGTGGTCGCGGCCGCGGTCGGTGGCCTCACCACCGTGGTGCGGGACGGCGTCAGCGGCCTCCTGGTCGCCACCCACGAGCCCCGCGACTGGGCGGCCAGCCTCCGCCGCCTCGTCGACGACCCGGCGCTCGTGGAGCGGCTCGGACGTGGTGCCGTGGCGCACGCCCAGGAGTTCTCGTGGGAGCACACCGCCGCCCTGACGTTGAAGGCCTACGAGCGCGCCGCCGGCCGGATGCGTGCTGAGATGGCCTCATGA
- a CDS encoding type III secretion system chaperone family protein, producing MSALETIRAYLADNEIEHEETSREGVPGARFSLTLPGEKKLQTPVRLDVGPHALGVHAFVCRNPDENHARVHRWLLERNLRMYAVSFAVDRHGDIYLEARLPLAAVSADELDRILGSVLANADESFNAILELGFASSIRKEWEWRTSRGESTRNLEAFRGWLEAQP from the coding sequence ATGAGCGCCCTCGAGACGATCCGCGCCTACCTCGCCGACAACGAGATCGAGCACGAGGAGACGAGCCGCGAGGGCGTCCCCGGCGCCCGCTTCTCGCTGACCCTGCCGGGTGAGAAGAAGCTGCAGACCCCCGTGCGCCTCGACGTCGGCCCGCACGCGCTCGGCGTGCACGCCTTCGTGTGCCGCAACCCCGACGAGAACCACGCGCGCGTCCACCGCTGGCTGCTCGAGCGCAACCTGCGGATGTACGCCGTCTCCTTCGCCGTCGACCGCCACGGCGACATCTACCTCGAGGCACGGCTGCCGCTGGCCGCGGTCAGCGCCGACGAGCTCGACCGGATCCTCGGCTCGGTGCTCGCCAATGCCGACGAGTCCTTCAACGCCATCCTCGAGCTCGGCTTCGCCTCCTCGATCCGCAAGGAGTGGGAGTGGCGGACCTCCCGCGGGGAGTCGACCCGCAACCTCGAGGCGTTCCGCGGCTGGCTCGAGGCCCAGCCGTGA
- a CDS encoding DMT family transporter, giving the protein MTTTTQSPTGAPGETGAPPAWLPVAAGGVTLVMWASAFVVIRHVAHDVSPGALGSGRLLVAALVVLPLVLRHGWVRPTRREWTLLAVGGIGWFGVYNLALNAGERHVDAGTAAMIIQIGPVIVALLAVPLFGERLHGWLLAGMVVGFAGVAVIARGSSTEAGASVLGVLLVLLAAAMYAVGVLTQKVLLRRLPSVQVVFVSFLMGAVVCLPFSGDLPGIVADGGAELWWIVYLGVLPTAVAFTTWAYALTHTDAGALSLTTFLVPGIATLIAWLTIDEVPPSLTFVGGALAIVGVLMTRRKPRAGA; this is encoded by the coding sequence GTGACGACCACGACGCAGTCCCCCACCGGCGCACCCGGCGAGACCGGGGCACCGCCCGCCTGGCTCCCCGTCGCGGCCGGTGGCGTCACGCTCGTGATGTGGGCCTCGGCGTTCGTGGTGATCCGCCACGTCGCCCACGACGTCAGCCCGGGCGCGCTCGGCTCCGGCCGGCTGCTCGTGGCCGCGCTCGTCGTCCTGCCGCTGGTCCTGCGCCACGGCTGGGTCCGTCCGACGCGGCGCGAGTGGACGCTGCTCGCCGTCGGCGGGATCGGCTGGTTCGGCGTCTACAACCTGGCGCTCAACGCGGGTGAGCGGCACGTCGATGCCGGCACGGCGGCGATGATCATCCAGATCGGCCCCGTCATCGTCGCGCTGCTCGCGGTGCCGCTGTTCGGGGAGCGTCTCCACGGCTGGCTGCTCGCCGGCATGGTCGTCGGCTTCGCCGGCGTCGCGGTCATCGCCCGCGGGTCCTCCACCGAGGCCGGCGCGAGCGTGCTGGGCGTGCTGCTCGTGCTGCTCGCGGCGGCGATGTACGCCGTCGGCGTGCTGACGCAGAAGGTGCTGCTGCGCCGGCTCCCCTCGGTGCAGGTGGTGTTCGTGTCGTTCCTCATGGGCGCGGTGGTCTGCCTGCCCTTCTCGGGCGACCTGCCGGGCATCGTCGCCGACGGCGGTGCCGAGCTGTGGTGGATCGTCTACCTCGGCGTCCTGCCGACCGCGGTCGCGTTCACGACCTGGGCCTACGCACTCACCCACACCGACGCGGGCGCGCTGTCGCTCACCACGTTCCTGGTGCCCGGCATCGCGACGCTGATCGCCTGGCTGACGATCGACGAGGTGCCGCCGTCCCTGACGTTCGTCGGCGGGGCGCTCGCGATCGTCGGCGTGCTGATGACCCGGCGCAAGCCCCGCGCCGGGGCCTAG
- a CDS encoding response regulator yields the protein MTRVLVVEDEESYSDALAYMLRKEGYEVAIAADGNTALTEFDRFGPDIVLLDLMLPGIPGTEVCRQIRQTSSVPVIMVSAKDDEVDKVVGLELGADDYVTKPYSPRELVARIRAVLRRGHEPDLMPDTLEAGPVRMDVERHVVTVDGSEQRLPLKEFELLEMFLRNPGRVLTRGQLIDRVWGSDYVGDTKTLDVHVKRLRAKLEPDPGEPKYLVTVRGLGYKLDL from the coding sequence GTGACACGGGTACTCGTCGTCGAGGACGAAGAGAGCTACAGCGACGCGCTCGCCTACATGCTCCGCAAGGAGGGCTACGAGGTGGCCATCGCCGCCGACGGCAACACAGCCCTCACGGAGTTCGACCGCTTCGGGCCCGACATCGTGCTCCTCGACCTGATGCTCCCCGGCATCCCGGGCACGGAGGTGTGCCGCCAGATCCGCCAGACCTCCTCGGTCCCGGTCATCATGGTCAGCGCCAAGGACGACGAGGTGGACAAGGTGGTCGGGCTCGAGCTCGGCGCCGACGACTACGTCACCAAGCCCTACTCCCCCCGCGAGCTCGTGGCGCGCATCCGGGCCGTGCTGCGGCGCGGGCACGAGCCGGACCTCATGCCCGACACCCTCGAGGCCGGGCCGGTGCGGATGGACGTCGAGCGGCACGTGGTGACGGTGGACGGCTCCGAGCAGCGGCTGCCGCTCAAGGAGTTCGAGCTGCTGGAGATGTTCCTGCGCAACCCGGGGCGGGTGCTGACCCGCGGCCAGCTGATCGACCGGGTCTGGGGCTCCGACTACGTCGGCGACACCAAGACCCTCGACGTCCACGTCAAGCGGCTGCGCGCCAAGCTCGAGCCCGACCCGGGCGAGCCGAAGTACCTCGTCACCGTGCGCGGGCTGGGCTACAAGCTCGACCTCTGA
- a CDS encoding sensor histidine kinase: MDPTMQAGLAAIVGAIVAGGAVLAWHISERQRHTLPAAEEPVVQAGVAAVLSILRSSAIVVDASDQVLKASAPAYAFGLVRGSTVVVPELLDVVAQVRRDGQIRESELEMPAAAGGIDRTLTARVAPLGARLVLALVEDRTRERRVEAVRRDFVANVSHELKTPVGAIRLLAEAVTDAADDPEAVQRFANRMLKESDRLSKLVQQIIELSRLQGHDPFETPVMVDLDAAVATAVDTSAMEAAAKEITVESRGQHGLEVFGSQEQIGAAISNLVANAVAYSNSGSRVVVTTRSEGEQIQISVVDQGIGIPAEDIDRIFERFYRVDPARHRSTGGTGLGLAIVKHVAATHGGDISVWSVQGQGSTFTLTLPRNAETDQGSGRTPVELVVPARPATTSTPRRNQQEVRP, encoded by the coding sequence GTGGACCCGACGATGCAGGCTGGTCTGGCCGCGATCGTCGGGGCCATCGTCGCCGGCGGTGCGGTCCTCGCCTGGCACATCAGCGAGCGCCAGCGCCACACGCTGCCCGCCGCGGAGGAGCCGGTCGTGCAGGCCGGCGTGGCCGCCGTGCTCAGCATCCTGCGCTCGAGCGCGATCGTGGTCGACGCGTCCGACCAGGTCCTCAAGGCCTCGGCGCCGGCGTACGCCTTCGGGCTGGTGCGCGGCAGCACGGTCGTGGTCCCCGAGCTGCTCGACGTCGTCGCGCAGGTGCGCCGCGACGGCCAGATCCGCGAGAGCGAGCTCGAGATGCCCGCGGCCGCCGGCGGCATCGACCGCACGCTGACCGCGCGCGTGGCGCCCCTGGGCGCCCGGCTCGTGCTGGCCCTGGTCGAGGACCGCACCCGCGAGAGGCGCGTCGAGGCGGTGCGCCGCGACTTCGTGGCCAACGTCAGCCACGAGCTCAAGACCCCCGTCGGCGCCATCCGGCTGCTGGCCGAGGCGGTCACCGACGCCGCCGACGACCCGGAGGCGGTGCAGCGCTTCGCCAACCGGATGCTCAAGGAGAGCGACCGGCTCTCCAAGCTCGTGCAGCAGATCATCGAGCTGTCCCGGCTGCAGGGCCACGACCCGTTCGAGACGCCGGTCATGGTCGACCTCGACGCCGCCGTCGCCACCGCCGTCGACACCAGCGCGATGGAGGCCGCCGCCAAGGAGATCACCGTCGAGTCGCGCGGCCAGCACGGCCTGGAGGTCTTCGGCTCGCAGGAGCAGATCGGCGCCGCCATCAGCAACCTGGTCGCCAACGCCGTCGCCTACTCCAACAGCGGCTCGCGCGTGGTGGTCACCACCCGCTCCGAGGGCGAGCAGATCCAGATCAGCGTGGTCGACCAGGGCATCGGCATCCCCGCCGAGGACATCGACCGCATCTTCGAGCGGTTCTACCGCGTCGACCCCGCCCGGCACCGCTCCACCGGCGGCACCGGCCTCGGGCTGGCCATCGTCAAGCACGTCGCGGCGACCCACGGCGGCGACATCTCGGTGTGGTCCGTGCAGGGGCAGGGCTCGACGTTCACGTTGACGCTCCCCCGCAACGCCGAGACCGACCAGGGCTCCGGGCGCACGCCCGTCGAGCTCGTCGTGCCGGCACGGCCGGCCACCACGTCCACCCCACGCAGGAACCAGCAGGAGGTACGCCCGTGA